Proteins encoded within one genomic window of Formosa agariphila KMM 3901:
- a CDS encoding Lrp/AsnC family transcriptional regulator, translated as MIFDAIDKQLITLLQTDSKQTNKALSTQLNLSVTAVYERIKKLENQGVINRYVALVNKDEVQKSFVAYCHIKLVKHSQVYVVQFEKEVANLDEVMECYHISGDYDYLLKVMVEDMVAFREFMVNKLTTINHIGSTHSMFVINEVKHSTIIPV; from the coding sequence ATGATTTTTGATGCCATCGACAAACAACTCATTACTTTACTTCAAACGGATAGTAAACAGACCAATAAAGCGTTGTCTACGCAACTCAATTTATCGGTTACTGCAGTTTACGAACGGATTAAAAAATTAGAGAACCAAGGGGTTATTAATAGGTATGTGGCTTTGGTAAATAAAGACGAAGTACAGAAGTCTTTCGTGGCGTATTGTCATATCAAGCTCGTAAAGCACAGTCAGGTTTATGTGGTTCAGTTTGAAAAAGAGGTGGCCAATTTAGACGAGGTCATGGAGTGTTATCACATCAGTGGCGATTACGATTATTTATTAAAAGTAATGGTAGAAGATATGGTTGCGTTTCGGGAATTTATGGTGAATAAACTCACAACAATTAATCATATTGGGAGTACGCACAGTATGTTTGTGATTAATGAAGTGAAACACAGCACTATTATTCCTGTTTAA
- the lpdA gene encoding dihydrolipoyl dehydrogenase, giving the protein MNSYDVAVIGSGPGGYVAAIRCAQLGMKTAIIEKYSTLGGTCLNVGCIPSKALLDSSHHYEDAIKHFEEHGIEIPGDVKVNLEKMIARKQSVVDQTTGGIDFLMKKNNIDVYQGLGAFKDATHITISGEETVEIEAKNTIIATGSKPSSLPFINIDKERIITSTEALKLKEIPKHLIVIGGGVIGLELGQVYKRLGSEVSVVEFMDRIIPTMDAGLSKELNKVLKKQKFKMNVSHKVKSVERVGDEVIVKADNKKGEEVEFKGDYCLVSVGRRPYTDGLNAEAAGVKLTDRGQIEVNDHLQTSASNIYAIGDVVKGAMLAHKAEEEGVFVAETLAGQKPHIDYNLIPGVVYTWPEVATVGKTEEQLKESGVEYKVGSFPMRALGRSRASMDLDGFVKILADKTTDEILGVHMVGARAADMIAEAVVAMEYRASAEDVSRMSHAHPTFTEAIKEAALAATGDRALHV; this is encoded by the coding sequence ATGAATTCATACGATGTAGCCGTTATCGGTTCAGGACCTGGAGGATATGTAGCAGCAATACGTTGCGCACAACTGGGTATGAAAACTGCAATTATAGAAAAATATTCAACACTTGGTGGAACGTGTTTAAATGTAGGATGTATTCCTAGTAAAGCCTTACTAGATTCTTCTCATCACTACGAAGATGCGATTAAGCATTTTGAAGAGCACGGAATTGAAATCCCTGGTGATGTAAAAGTAAATCTTGAAAAAATGATTGCGCGTAAGCAGTCTGTTGTAGACCAGACAACTGGTGGAATCGACTTCTTGATGAAGAAAAACAACATCGATGTATATCAAGGTTTAGGTGCATTTAAAGATGCCACTCACATTACAATTTCTGGAGAGGAAACTGTAGAGATTGAAGCAAAAAATACAATTATCGCAACAGGAAGTAAGCCTTCTAGCTTACCATTTATTAATATCGATAAAGAACGTATCATTACGTCTACCGAAGCTTTAAAACTTAAAGAAATTCCGAAACACTTAATCGTAATTGGTGGTGGTGTTATTGGTTTAGAATTAGGACAAGTTTACAAGCGTCTTGGTTCTGAGGTTTCTGTAGTAGAATTTATGGATCGTATTATCCCTACTATGGATGCTGGCTTATCTAAAGAACTTAATAAAGTTTTAAAGAAGCAAAAATTCAAAATGAATGTGTCTCACAAAGTAAAATCTGTAGAGCGCGTTGGTGATGAAGTTATTGTAAAAGCTGACAATAAAAAAGGAGAAGAAGTAGAATTTAAAGGAGACTATTGTTTAGTGTCTGTTGGACGTCGTCCGTATACAGATGGTTTAAATGCTGAAGCTGCTGGAGTGAAACTTACAGACCGTGGACAAATTGAAGTGAACGACCATTTACAAACTAGTGCTTCTAATATTTATGCTATTGGTGATGTTGTAAAAGGTGCTATGTTAGCTCATAAAGCCGAAGAAGAAGGTGTATTTGTTGCTGAAACTTTAGCTGGACAAAAACCACATATCGATTATAACTTAATTCCAGGCGTGGTGTACACATGGCCAGAAGTTGCAACTGTTGGTAAAACAGAAGAGCAATTAAAAGAATCTGGAGTAGAATACAAAGTAGGATCGTTCCCAATGCGTGCTTTAGGTAGAAGTAGAGCAAGTATGGATTTAGACGGATTTGTGAAAATTCTTGCAGATAAAACTACCGATGAAATTTTAGGTGTACATATGGTTGGTGCTCGTGCTGCCGATATGATTGCCGAAGCGGTTGTAGCTATGGAATACAGAGCTAGTGCAGAAGATGTTTCTAGAATGTCTCATGCGCATCCAACATTTACAGAAGCGATTAAAGAAGCGGCCCTAGCAGCAACTGGAGATCGTGCTTTACATGTTTAA
- a CDS encoding aminotransferase class I/II-fold pyridoxal phosphate-dependent enzyme yields the protein MAFKPANSIQDLQYFGEFGGVNPSISDSSTYTFISAKTMFDTFEGNTDGCYLYSRHSSPSNLYLGEALAAMEGTETANVYASGMGAITSVLLQNCGAGDHVVSSRTIYGGTYAFLKNFAPRFNIKSSFVDITKLEVVEAAITPNTKMIYCECVSNPLLEVADIKGLAQLAKKHNLQLVVDNTFSPLSISPAKLGADVVIHSLTKFINGSSDTVGGVVCGTQDFINELKNVNDGAAMLLGSTMDSMRSASVLKNLRTLHLRMQQHSKNGLYLAEKFEANGLKTVYPGLASHPAHELFKTMMNTQYGFGGMLTIDVGSIAKANALMELMQHKNLGYLAVSLGFYKTLFSAPGSSTSSEIPEDEQKAMGLSDGLIRFSIGLDADIERTYNMMHECLVELKILE from the coding sequence ATGGCATTTAAACCCGCAAACAGCATTCAAGACTTACAATATTTCGGAGAATTCGGAGGCGTAAATCCTTCCATCTCAGATTCATCTACATATACCTTTATATCGGCTAAAACCATGTTCGATACTTTTGAAGGCAATACCGATGGCTGTTACTTATATTCCCGTCATTCTTCTCCTTCCAATCTTTATTTAGGCGAAGCTTTGGCCGCTATGGAAGGTACAGAAACTGCAAATGTTTACGCTTCAGGAATGGGCGCAATTACCTCTGTGTTACTTCAAAATTGTGGCGCTGGCGATCATGTTGTTTCTAGTCGAACTATTTATGGCGGTACCTATGCGTTTCTGAAAAATTTCGCTCCACGATTCAATATCAAATCATCTTTTGTAGACATTACAAAATTAGAAGTGGTTGAAGCTGCCATAACACCAAACACTAAAATGATATATTGTGAATGTGTGAGCAACCCATTATTAGAAGTCGCCGACATTAAAGGTTTAGCTCAACTTGCAAAAAAGCACAACCTACAATTGGTGGTCGACAATACCTTTTCGCCTTTAAGCATTTCTCCTGCAAAACTTGGAGCCGATGTCGTTATTCATAGTTTAACAAAATTTATAAACGGTAGTAGCGATACCGTTGGTGGTGTGGTTTGCGGTACTCAAGATTTTATTAATGAATTAAAAAATGTAAACGACGGTGCGGCTATGCTATTAGGATCTACAATGGATAGTATGCGATCGGCTTCTGTTTTAAAAAACCTGAGAACGCTTCATCTTCGTATGCAACAACACAGTAAAAACGGATTGTATTTAGCCGAAAAATTTGAAGCCAACGGATTAAAAACCGTATATCCGGGATTAGCATCTCATCCTGCTCACGAATTATTTAAAACCATGATGAACACACAGTACGGTTTTGGAGGTATGCTAACCATTGATGTAGGCTCTATTGCTAAAGCTAACGCACTTATGGAACTCATGCAACATAAAAACTTAGGGTATTTAGCCGTGAGTTTAGGTTTCTATAAAACCTTATTTTCTGCACCAGGAAGCTCTACCTCCTCAGAGATTCCAGAAGACGAGCAAAAAGCGATGGGTTTAAGCGATGGCTTAATTAGATTTTCAATAGGTTTAGATGCCGATATAGAACGTACCTATAACATGATGCACGAATGCTTGGTAGAATTAAAAATATTAGAATAG
- the nhaC gene encoding Na+/H+ antiporter NhaC, whose product MESQDIKPTTPKDDPIVENRELSIWEALIPVLALVVMLFYNVKYAFGDDALSGSNQFLLLLGAAVAAIVGFKNKVTYDQMLEEVAENIKSTTGALLILLFVGSLAGTWLISGIIPSMIYYGLQILNPTIFLPACVIICAIISIATGSSWTTSATVGIALVGIGNALGIDHGMTAGAVISGAYFGDKMSPLSDTTNLAPAMAGGELFSHIKYMTYTTVPTLIVTLILFIIIGFSLDIHGTTDTSAMLASIDAAFNISPWLFLVPIAVILMIVKKAPPLPALLVGTLLGGVFALIFQPEIVKSITGTTELNALSAYKGIMTAITVDTAIATESAELNDLFSSGGMYGMLGTIWLIICAMVFGGIMDAIGALSRISKAVLNLFDTVFGLFASTVISCIGLNAIASDQYLAIVIPGRMYKKAFEDKGLAPENLSRTLEDSGTVTSVLVPWNTCGAYQSSVLGVDTFHYAGYAFFNYLSPFTTLIFAAFRIKIKQLSDK is encoded by the coding sequence ATGGAAAGCCAAGACATAAAGCCCACAACACCCAAAGACGACCCAATTGTAGAAAACAGAGAACTAAGTATTTGGGAGGCTTTAATACCCGTTTTAGCTTTAGTTGTTATGTTGTTTTACAATGTAAAATATGCCTTTGGCGATGATGCTTTAAGTGGAAGTAATCAGTTTCTTTTGTTACTTGGAGCAGCAGTTGCCGCGATAGTTGGTTTTAAAAACAAGGTAACTTACGACCAAATGTTGGAAGAAGTAGCCGAAAATATTAAATCGACTACGGGGGCCTTACTAATTCTTTTATTTGTAGGGTCTTTGGCCGGAACTTGGCTAATTAGTGGTATTATTCCGTCTATGATTTATTATGGATTACAAATTTTAAATCCTACAATTTTCTTACCGGCCTGTGTTATCATTTGTGCCATTATCTCTATAGCTACGGGAAGTAGCTGGACCACGTCTGCAACTGTTGGTATAGCTTTAGTTGGTATTGGAAATGCTTTAGGTATAGACCACGGCATGACCGCCGGAGCTGTAATTTCTGGAGCATATTTCGGAGATAAAATGTCGCCTTTAAGCGATACTACTAACCTTGCTCCTGCCATGGCTGGAGGCGAGTTATTCTCGCACATAAAATATATGACCTATACTACAGTTCCTACTTTAATAGTTACGCTGATACTTTTTATAATTATAGGATTTTCTTTAGACATACACGGAACCACAGACACCTCCGCAATGCTTGCTTCAATAGATGCCGCATTTAATATTTCTCCGTGGTTGTTTTTAGTACCTATTGCTGTAATATTAATGATTGTAAAAAAAGCACCACCATTACCTGCCTTATTAGTAGGTACATTATTAGGAGGCGTATTTGCATTAATTTTTCAGCCAGAAATTGTTAAATCCATTACAGGAACAACAGAACTCAATGCCCTATCGGCTTATAAAGGAATTATGACCGCTATTACTGTAGACACGGCAATAGCAACAGAAAGTGCAGAATTAAACGATTTGTTTTCTTCAGGAGGTATGTATGGTATGTTAGGGACGATTTGGCTAATTATTTGCGCTATGGTTTTTGGTGGTATTATGGATGCTATTGGAGCCCTTTCTAGAATTAGTAAAGCCGTTTTAAATTTATTCGATACCGTATTCGGATTATTCGCTAGTACAGTAATTAGTTGTATTGGTTTAAATGCTATTGCAAGCGACCAGTATTTAGCCATTGTTATTCCTGGACGTATGTACAAAAAGGCTTTTGAAGATAAAGGACTGGCTCCCGAAAATTTAAGTAGAACATTAGAAGACTCCGGAACTGTAACTTCTGTTTTAGTGCCATGGAATACCTGCGGGGCCTACCAAAGCAGTGTCTTGGGCGTTGATACATTTCATTATGCGGGCTACGCCTTCTTCAATTATTTGAGTCCGTTTACCACTTTAATTTTTGCGGCTTTTAGAATTAAAATCAAGCAACTTTCAGATAAATAG